The nucleotide window TTGGTCAGGTCATACATACGCAAAAAAGTAAGCGCATTCCATTCCATATCGTCATAAAACACGTTATAGTAGGTATTGCCGTTTTTACTCCTGATACCGGTGAACCATTTGTCAAAATAACCGCTGAATCGCGTATCATTCGTGCGGATGAATGCATCTATTAAAACATCCATGGCGTGGGCATTGGGCCAGTACTGAAACCCATTGTCCGATCCGTTGCTGCCATAATTGAAATAGCCTTCCTCATTCCAGAATTGGGCAATCAGCGCATTGGTAGCGCTATCCGCTGCAGCGTTCCAGTTAATATTTTCCGATTCCCCATAAGTATATTCATCGTTGAACTTGGAGCAGGAAAACAACAAGCAGGCCAATATAGGTATGATCAATATTTTATTCCTCATGGTATAATTAGTTTACTTGAACAGTATGTGTGTAGGGCGATGTTCCTTGCAGTAACACCGAAATGGTAGTTGACTTACCATCCACTGCAGGCATGAACTTCCATTTGTCGTCCCACTGTGAAGTGTTAGGCAATACTCTTAGGTAATAGTAAGATGCAGGCGAAGAAGCATTCGGCGGACTGTCTGTACCGGTTACAGTACCCAGTTGTGCCACTACATTGGCGCCATTGGATACAGTTTGCATCTGGAATTTATAACGCTCATCCCGTCCCCATGATTCCTGCCTGAAAGTAATAACACCTGTTCCTCTCCATATACCTTTGCCCTGGTAGGGTAGATTGAATAATACCTTGTTTTCCGGGCTAAAGAAGATGCCTATGGATGTAATCTCGGTGTAAGCAATAGTAGCTGTATTGAAATCCAGGTTGATGCGATACACTGCAGTTTTTGAGGCCGTTATTACGCCGGACTCTTCAGCTTCTTTCAGCGTGCTCCCATTGTCCGAATAGAAGATACGTGGAGTACCGCTGTTACGATCTGTGAAATAGTATGTTTTCCCAGCCTCCAACCGGGTATAGATCTCAAATTCTCCGGCTGCGTTTAGCTTGAATGGCATAGCCTGTGCGAGATTGGTACCTGTTTCAGAGCCTTCTCCTGTAATAAATACTTCGTCAGGAAGGTCTGCAAAACCCTGAAGGGCGGTAATGGTGAGCGTTGCTGATTGATCAGATTTAACAACGTTGATCCCACGTGAGGAGAACACCGTCCATTTTACGTCAACTGAACCTCCGGGTTCTACACCAGCCAGGCCTGCGATCCGGTTCAGGATCTTATGAGTAATAGTGGCGCCACTCGAAAAGCCATTATTGTCTGATACAATTTTGTATAAAGGCTGCGAAAAATCTCCTGTGGGTTTGTCAAAAACTACTTCGTAAGATGCAGCACCGCCGTCTTCGGCTTTTACTGCTTCCCATTCAAAATAGAGAGAGGCAGAAGCAGAGCTCAATAATTTAATAGAGCGGTTATTGACAGGCGCATACAAGGTTTTAACCGCAGTAATATTAACGTCCTTGTAATTCATATCATCTTTCTTGCAGCTGAAAAACAGTATGCTTGCAAGCAGGGTGTAAAGGGATGTTACAATTATATTTTTCATTTGTGAAGAGTTTTGTAGTAAAGTTTTAGTTTCCGTATCCGGTATTGTTAGGCAATAAATTTTTATTCAGATCAATCTCAGATCGAGGCACTGACCATAAATAATCGCGGCCCTCATCAAATTTCCGGGTGTCCAATACAATAAAAGCTGTGCTGTTGTTAGCGAATTTTGCGCCATGTGCTACACCGTTTAAATACTGTGTACCGGCTTTCCATCGTACAATGTCGAAATATCGCAAACCTTCGAGCGCCAGCTCGCTCCGGCGCTCATTCCGGAGGGTATTACGCATTTGAGCGGTTGACAAACTTCCGGGGTAGTCCAGCGCAGAAGCTTGGGTGAAGCCTGCCCGGGTGCGAATGGCTTTTATAGTTCTGTCCCAAACGGTGGCGTTCATTTGCCCCAGCTCAAACTTAGCTTCCGCATTCATGAGCAATACATCGGCATAGCGTAGCATAATGATGTTCAGGCCAGATTGAAAAGTGGAATTGGCTTTTACATCATAGTACTTTTTGATATAGTAACCGGTGGAAGTAGAGTTAGAAGCTGCATTTACATAGCTGTCCGGGGTATTGGTGCCTGGCCTTGTACGGATAGTGGTGGCAGAGCCATCCAGTTTCTGTATGGTGCTGCCATCATATACCACAGTGGCTGCTAACCGGGGGTCACGATTAATGTAAGGATTGTTCTCGTTGTAAGAAGACTCCTCGGTAATGCTGCGACCATTGAGCATTACATAGCTATCTACCAGCTCTTGCAGTGGTGCATAGGCATTTAAGCGGGCACCCAGCGACAGGGGGGCAGCATCGTAGTATTTAGACCAGGTCTTTTTGTCGATCAGGTAGCCATAATCAAAAATAACTTCTGAGTTATATTCATTCGCTACGGTAAAAAGTCCGGCGTAATCAGGAAACAGGCTGTAACTGCCAAACTTGTCGGGGTTGTTAATAAGGCTATCTGTATAGGTGGCTACTTTCTGCCAGTTACTTTCATACAGGTAGGCCCTTGCTTGCAACGCACAGGCTGCTGCTTTGTTGGCCCTGGCTTTATCCAAACCGGAAAGAGTGTTTTTAGAAGGGAGGATTTGCATTACCTCGTCTAACTCCTGGTGAATAAATGAAAGGATTTGCGCTTTGTCCGTTCTGGGTATGATGCGCGATTCCGCCAGGTTAATATCGCTGGTGGAAAAAGGTACGGCACCAAAGAAGTTAACCAACCTGAAGTAAACGTAGGCTCTTATAAACCGGATCTCTGCTATGCGTTGCTGTTTAAATGCGGCAGGCATATTAGGTACCCGGTCTACATTGGCCAGGTAAATATGACAGGTTTTTAAAGCTTCATAACCTTGCTTCCATTCGTCGTGAAAAAGCCCCAGGGAGGGATCTGCGTTGCCGTTGCGGATGATGCGTTGGTTGGTATTGGATCTTCCTTCAAATACGTTATCGCTTAAGGCTTCATCATTCCACATTTTGTCGGCAGAGTACATCTGGTTATAGGCCATATTTACCATCAGGTCAGAGTTGCCCGCCGATAACCAATAGTTATCATCCGTGTATTCACCAACGGGTTGCAGATCCATCTTATTACAATTGCTGAAAAGGATAGCCAGGAAGAAACAGGCTATGCTCCATTTGAAATTTATATGCTTCATACCTAATTGTCTTTAAAATTGAATATCTAATCCAAATCCGTAGTAACGCAATACAGGGTAGTTACGACCACTGTTAGCAGCGCCATCCATATCGGAATTAAATTCGGACGATTCAGGGTCAATCCATGATTCTTTTGAAAGTGTAATCAAATTTTGGGCGTTGATGTACAGCCTGGCTTTTTGTATACCGATCTTTTGCGTTAAACTATTAGGTATAGTATAGCCCAGCTGTATATTTTTAAGCCTTGCATAAGCACCATCAAACTGGTAAAGATCTGATCCTCGGCCATAATTATTCTGACGGGAAGGAGACCCGGTTGCCGTTAGCCTGGGCCAGCGTGCCCCGGTATTGGTAGGTGTCCAGTAATCCAGCTGGTGCTGGTAAATGACATAGGAGTAGTTTTCATGGAAAGGTTCTACCAGCTCACCGCGTACAAACATATCTCTTTTACCTACACCCTGCCAGAACATAGAAAAATCAAGGCCCTTGAAGCTTACATTGTAGGTAAGACCGAATGTATAACGGGGAAATCCATAGCCCAGTATAAAACGGTCTTTTGAGTCGATCACACCGTCATTATTTCTGTCCGTATATTTTACGTCACCCGGTTTGAGATCGGACGAACTTAAACCCACGGGCAGGGCAGAGGTCTCAATCTCTTGCATCGATTGGAAGAATCCGTCTGTTTTAAGGCCATAATAGGCATTGAAAGGAACGCCTACACGGGTTAATTTGTCAATATTATCTGATGTGTTTACCAGTTCAAAGCCTACAAGCTTTGTTACCTTATTCCACGAATCTCCAATGTTACCTGTGAAACTATGAGCAACCGCACCGGTGTTAAAGCGATAGCCAATATTGAGTTCCCATCCCTGGTTGACCATTTCACCCGCATTAAAATCTTTAAGTTGGGTTCCAAAAGCCAATGGTATTACTGGTGGAACGAGGATGTCTACAATCTTCTTATAAAAATAATCTGCAGATACCGTGAGCCTGTTATTCAAAAATGAGGCATCAATACCAATATTGGTGTTACGCGTGGACTCCCATCGCAGGTCTTCATTTCCGTAAACAAAGCCGGAAGCTGCAAGCGCTGAATCTCCCGTAATATAGCTGTTGGGAAATATTGTATAACGAGTAAGGTATTGGTAGTTGTCGATAGCCTGATTACCCAGTACCCCGTAACTGGCTCTTATTTTCAAATCACCTACTTTGTTTTTATAGTTTTGCATAAAAGCTTCATTCGTTAATGTCCATCCTAATGATGCAGAAGGAAAGAAGCCCCAACGATGTTTTCTTGAAAACCTCGAAGATCCGTCGTACCGGAAATTAATCTCAGCGGTATAAGTGTTATTAAAAGAATAACCTAGTCGGCCAAAAACGGAGTTCAGGCTGCTTTGAAGGGTATGGCCGGGATTGGTGGTCAGGTAAGTATTATCACGGTTTTCATCAATGATAGTGCCGGAAGTGGGCACACCTAAAAGAGAATCGGTATACCAGTAGGTAGTTCTGCTTTCGCGGCTGGTAAGAGATTCGTTGGAAGCGCCAAGCAAGCCGGTGACATTATGTTGCCCGAACTTTTTATTGTAATCCAGCATCAGCTGGTAGTTCATCAAACTCATTTTTCTGTTGTAGTCGGATGTTTCTCTTCTTGGGTTCATAGTAAGTGCAGGTGCTGGTGCGTCTGCGCTGGCATATAGGGGAAATTCAATTCGCCTGCTGAACTGTGTATTGCTGTAAACGTCGGCACCCACTACACCTCGGAGCTTTAATCCTGAAAATAACTTCAATTCTGCATTGAAATTGGCATTGACATAATCATTCCTGTCATCAATGAAGCCACCTTGTCTCAATTCACCCAGAGGATTTTGATCGGTGAGCGCATTGTTGATGAGGTATTTTCCATTTTCGGCCTGCATGCGATAATAATAGTATGGAGGAATGCGACTGGAATTGATAATAGCATTACCGGCAGTGGTATTGCTGGAGTTGTTTCTGGTATATGCGAGTATGGAAGTTATTTTAAGTGGCCCCAATTCAGTAGTTATATTAGAGCGCAGGTTATAACGCGTAATACCATAATTGCCAATAAAATTACTTCCCTGATCGAAGAACCCTCCCGAGAACATATACGTGGTATTCTGGCTTCCGCCCGATACGCGCAGGTTATAAGTTTGCTGTAATGCCGGCTGCAATATCTGGTAAAAGTTCCATTCTTCTTCGTTCCGGTGCTGGTACAAATCCTGTATTTGGTCTGGCGTGAATTCGGGTGAGGACCCGATATTAGTTAAAGCCAGGTTTTTCAAGGTAGCATTTTGATATCCCTGTACCGGTGCAAACAGTATCTTAGGATCCTGCCAGCCCATTTGTCCGTTCAGGCTTAGTGTTGGCTTTTGATTTTTAGTACCGCGTTTGGTAGTAACCAAAATAACACCGTTTGCTGACCTGGATCCGTAAATAGCTGAAGTACCCGCATCTTTTAAAACCGATACGCTTTGTATGTCGGTGGGATTTAGCTGGTTCAAACTGGCATTATCAGTGATCAATCCGTCGATGACAATCAGCGGTGCATTATTATTCATAGTAGAAATACCCCTTACGTTGATGTTCATATCATTTCCGTTGGGGTTCATGCTCCGTTGCTGTATCACCAGGCTGGGCGCCGCACCTTGCAATGCCTGCGTCACATTGCCTACCGGGCGGTCTTCAAATTGCGAGGCTTTGATCTGGTCAACAGCTCCGGTTACATCTCTCCTGGTAGTGGTACCATACCCAATAACGATCACATCTTCCATCTGTTGGGTAGCTGTAGTAAGTAACACCGGCCCCAGGTCGTTAGACGTAATGGCGATCTCTCTTTCGTTATAACCTACCCTGGAAATAACAAGTATGGCACTTTTGTTGGCTACATTCAATACAAAACTACCATCTGCCCGGGTTGTAGTGCCATTGCTGGTTCCCTTCTCTACTACACTGGCTCCCGCAACAGGGCTTCCTGTAGAGTCGATGACTTTACCTCTTACTTCATATTGAATTTTATTTAGTACACTGCCTGGCGTAATTACTACCAGGTTTTTGTTGACCTTTTTATAAGTAAACCCCGTGTTGTCCAGTAGCTGATTCATCACTTTTTCGATGGGGGCATCTTTCACATCCAGGCTTACTTTATAACGGCTTAAAGCAACACTATCGCTGTAAACAAACCGGTAGGCATGTTTAGCTTCAATGCTTTTAAGCACTGCGGCAAAAGATTGGTTATTAACCTTCATACTGATCAGGTCCTGGGCGGCTCCGGTAAAAGCCAGCGACTGAAAAGAAGTTAATAGAATAATAATAAGAGAACATTTCATTAGCAGCAGATATTTAATAAGACAATACCGCTCCCCCCGCATGGCAAGGCGATCATTTTTTTTCATACTTTCGTTATCTGTTTTTAGATGATGGTTTTATTGCTTTTCAGGCAAGTTGAACTGTCGTTTTACGGCGGAAAATGTTCCAGCATTTTCTGCCTTTTTTATTATCAGGCTTTCGTTTATTTCATGAGCTTTTTTTATGGTGAAGAATTATTTATAAATCTTAAGGCGATTGCCATCGATAGTATACCGGAAGCCGGTAGCCAGTTTAAGAGACTCCATGACATCGCCAATGCTTTCGTTCTCGTAAATCCCGCTGATCTTTCTTGTTAATATTGAAGAATCCTTAACCGTAATGGTTACCCCGTACCAGCGCTCCAGTTCCGGGAAAACTTCGCTATAACTAACCTGGTCGAAGGCCAGTTTATTTTTAGTCCAATCTGTTTCAAGTATACTTGAATCTTCCTGCTTTGTTTTAATTGTCAAGACGGAAATATCTGCAACAGGCATTTCGTCAGCTGTCAAAGGGGCCGTATGATCAGGATTATTATTGACCACTATCTTTTCATGGGGTTTTAACACCACCAGGTTGCGTTCGTTTCTTTTATTCAGTGTTACTTCAACCGACCCTTCCAATAAAGTAGTTTGCGTGTTTTTTTCATTTTGATAGGCCCGTACGTTAAAAACAGTTCCCAGTACCTTAATGTCCATTGCATTGGTATGCACAATAAAGGGGTGCCGGGCATCTTTTACCACTTCAAAATAAGCTTCGCCTTCCAGTGTTACCTCTCTTGCCTCTTTGCCAAAAGATTGGTTATAACTAAGACGCGTATCTGAATTTAGTAAAACTTTGGTGCCGTCAGGTAATACCAGGTTCGACTTGGAACCTTTTTTTGTAGTAAGGATGTTTTTAGAATGATCGACCGGATTACTTTCAGTAAATTGCCTGTAAACTACCGTACAGCCTATGGTTAGCAACAGCACAGCTGCAATAATCCGGACAATCTTTCTGATGCGACCTTTAGGATCATCAGCGTTTGCAGGCGTAATGTCCTCCTGGCTTAGCCGTTCATGTATTCTTTGCAGACGTTTTTTGAGCTGTGCAGAATCGAAATTATCCTGTTGATGAAAACGGCCTTGCAGGGTTTTGTCTAATAGGTCGGCTAATTGGCTGTCTGAAGGGTTTTCTTTTAAGTACTCATTAAGCTCCCTTGCTTCAGGCAATGTTAAAATGCCCGATTCCCGTTTTGTAAATAGCTCAATAAGTCTGTTTCTGTCCATTTCTTAAGGATATACCATTATAAGTCGGTTTTATTATGATCATACCCCTAAATGAATCAAAAAAAATTATGCTTTTTTTCTTAAAAGATGCTCTGCCATGTCCGGAAGCATTTGTTGAATGGTGATCGTTAGCTTTTTAATCGCAATAGTCATCTGGCTTTCAACGGTTTTTACAGATAGCTGCAGTAATTGCGCTACCTCCTCGTACTTAAGACCTTCTTCTTTAATTAACCGGAAGATCAGCCTGCATCTGGAAGGTAACTGGTTAATTGCATCGGTAATATGGCCGATGTTCTCATTGCTTATATAGACCAATTCCGGATTGGAGTAGGAGAGTCCCATATCGTCGGGATAGTCCTCAAGGGATATTGTTTGATGCTTCTTCAGTGCACTAAGCGACGCGTATTTAACCGCAGTATAAATGTAATGCGAAGGACTTTTGATAGATACCATGGTCTTTCGGTTCAGCCAAAGTTTGACAAATACATCTTCAACTATTTCTTCAGCCAGCTGACGGTCTTTCAAAATATTGGATGCGAAAGAAACCAAACCAGGGAAATAGAAATTAAACAACTCGTCAAACCCCTTTTGATCGTCATGCTCGGCAATCAATAACAGCAGGTATCGTTTACGATCTTCATTCATAAATAATGAAAATAAAGTATGACAAAATTTGCAATTCGTTACACGGCTTTTATCGCCTTTTGAAGAATTATTTTATTTTCTTCACATCAAATATATACCTTTATCGCAAAAACGATTTTGCCTTTTCAATATTTTTTTTAAATTTGGTACTTATCGTTGAAGATTGCTGATGATTGATTACTCATTCCTCTAACAAAAATGCCATGTTCGGGAAAAAAAGATTGAATTTAGTAACAGCCAGTTTGTTAATAACCGCTATAAGTTTTGGACAAACCGGTGCCAAATCTTTTACCGGTTATGTGAACACTTTTATGGGTACCACAACGCTGTGGGATAGTGCTGACCTGGGGTACAAGCCCACCAGGAGAGCCTGGGGCGGTGAAACCTATCCGGGAGCGACACTTCCTAATTCTATGGTGCAGGTAACGCCGGTTACCATGTGGCGTAGCGGTTCGGGTTACCAGTATGAAGATACCGTTGTATATGCATTTGCCCATACCAGCAAAGGACATTGGAATCTTTGCTATGTACCTTTAATAGCAGTAAGTGGTAAGGTTGAGCCGAAAACCTATTACTCGCCGTTTAAACATTCACGGGAATCGGCCAGCCCGGGTTACTACCAGGTATATCTCGATAAATATGATATCAATGCAGAAGTTACCTCAACCCTGCGTTGCGCCTTTCATAAATATACCTATAAAAACGGGGAGGGTAAGAAGTTGCTGGCAGACCTCGCACGTTCCAACGAAAGAGTGAATGAATGGAAGATCGAAAAATTGAACGACAGTATTTTTACCGGCAATCAAAAGACCGGCGCTAATTTTTATTTTTATGCGATCTCTAATTATAAGATCAGGAATGTGGAATCGGTAAAAGATGGCGATGCAGAAGTAAGTATTGTTAATTATATAGATAAAGCGCCGAATGATCCGCTTGAAGTAAAAATTGGTTTTTCTTATGTGAGTGTTGAAAATGCGCGCATGAACCTGGAAGCGGAAATGATCGGTAAAAGCTTTAATCAGGTTAGGGAAGATGCTACACAAACCTGGGAAACGCTTTTGTCTAAAATCCAGGTATCCGGTGGCACCGAAGATCAAAAGGAGACTTTTTATTCCACGCTGTACCGATCTTTTCTCTGGCCCATTTTACTGAGCGATGTAAACGGAGCTTTTAAGAATGCGAAGGGTGAAACAGTAAACAAAGGCTTTCGATATTTTACTGATCCTTCCTTTTGGGATGACTATCGCAATAAGCTCATTTTGTTGGGCATGATCTCGCCTGACGTAGCTGCGGATGTCATTAAATCCATTACAGACAGAGGGGAAATAAGAGGTTTTATGCCTACATTCTTTCATGGGGATCATGCCTCCACATTCGTAGCGGGCAGCTATCTGAGAGGAATCAAAAATTTTGATGTGAAAAAATCCTATCAACTGCTATTAAACAATGCTTTTGTAGATGGTAAGGGAGGCAGGCCGCACCTGAAGGAATATATGGAACGGGGGTGGATATCGGAAATGGACGTACAAAATCCGCGGTTAGAAACGGTTGCCAAAGCGGCGGTTACTAAAACACAGGAATATGCCTATGATGATTATGCGACTGCTTTATTGGCCCGGGCCTTGGGTGATACTAAAAACTACCAGGCGTTAATGAAACGTACAGATAGTTACAAACATCTTTTTGATTCCCAAACTCAGTTGATGCGTGGCCGGCTGGCAAATGGAGAATGGATAACACCCTTTAATCCGGAGCAGCCTTATTTTGAGTATATGTACCGCGAGGCCAATGGATGGCAATCTACTTTCTTTGCACCGCATCAACCGGAAGCATTTATAGCGCTGTATCCTAGCAAAGCTGTTTTTGAGAAAAAGCTGGACTCCTTATTTACCATACCCTGGAAGGGATATGAAGCCCATAATATCACCACATTCATAGGGCAGTATTGCCATGGTAACCAGCCAGGTCATAGTTCGCCTTATTTATATTATTTTGTAGGGAAGCAGGAGAAAGCGCAAAAAATATTAAACCTCATCATGAGCAAATATTACCGTATGGGACCGGAACGGCTGGCTTATTCGGGGATGGATGATGCTGGTGAAATGTCGGCCTGGTATGTAATGAACGCATTGGGCTTGTATACTTATTCGCCGGCTGATCCGGAATACCTCGTAACTGTGCCCTTGTTCGATAAGGTGCGGTTTAACCTGCAGGGTAAACCGTTTACAATTATTAAAAAAGGGAAAGGTGAGCGGATTCAAAAGATTACCTATGGAGGCCGGGCTGTTAAAGGCTATTTTGTAAAACATGACCAGTTGCAGCAGGGAAAAGAGCTGTTGATAGAAACCAATTGATAATAAGCTAAACGACAAATAAAAGAACTATGAATTTTTGGGGTATTGACCTGGGAGGAACTAAAATAGAATGTGCTGTATTGGATGCTGGCAGTTTATCTGTTATCGAACGGCAGCGGATACCAACAGAGGCAGACAGGGGATATGATCATATTCTTTCACAGATAAAAAAACTGATCGCGCAGGTTTCTCAGAAAATTGGTGAGTTCCCGACAAAAATAGGCCTGGCAACACCGGGAGTATTAGAGCCCGAATCGCAAACTATGAAGAATTGCAACACTACCTGTATGAACGGACAGCGCATGCAGGAGGACCTGGAGCAGCTATTGAAAATTCGGGTAAGGTTAGCCAACGATGCCAACTGTTTTGCACTGGCAGAGGCATTGATGGGCGCTGGTAAAGATTATCCCGACGCTGAAGTGGTATGGGGAATTATTATGGGCACCGGCGTTGGCGGCGGTTTGGTTGTAAATCAAAAAATCATTAATGGACATCATGGTATTGGTGGTGAATGGGGGCATAATATATTGGAAGACGGCGGAGAACTTTGTTACTGCAGTAAACAAGGCTGCGTAGAAACGGTTATATCAGGACCTGCATTGGAGCGTGCCTACGAAAAGCTGGCTGGTACTCCGTTGAAAC belongs to Niabella yanshanensis and includes:
- a CDS encoding SusE domain-containing protein, with the protein product MKNIIVTSLYTLLASILFFSCKKDDMNYKDVNITAVKTLYAPVNNRSIKLLSSASASLYFEWEAVKAEDGGAASYEVVFDKPTGDFSQPLYKIVSDNNGFSSGATITHKILNRIAGLAGVEPGGSVDVKWTVFSSRGINVVKSDQSATLTITALQGFADLPDEVFITGEGSETGTNLAQAMPFKLNAAGEFEIYTRLEAGKTYYFTDRNSGTPRIFYSDNGSTLKEAEESGVITASKTAVYRINLDFNTATIAYTEITSIGIFFSPENKVLFNLPYQGKGIWRGTGVITFRQESWGRDERYKFQMQTVSNGANVVAQLGTVTGTDSPPNASSPASYYYLRVLPNTSQWDDKWKFMPAVDGKSTTISVLLQGTSPYTHTVQVN
- a CDS encoding RagB/SusD family nutrient uptake outer membrane protein, with translation MKHINFKWSIACFFLAILFSNCNKMDLQPVGEYTDDNYWLSAGNSDLMVNMAYNQMYSADKMWNDEALSDNVFEGRSNTNQRIIRNGNADPSLGLFHDEWKQGYEALKTCHIYLANVDRVPNMPAAFKQQRIAEIRFIRAYVYFRLVNFFGAVPFSTSDINLAESRIIPRTDKAQILSFIHQELDEVMQILPSKNTLSGLDKARANKAAACALQARAYLYESNWQKVATYTDSLINNPDKFGSYSLFPDYAGLFTVANEYNSEVIFDYGYLIDKKTWSKYYDAAPLSLGARLNAYAPLQELVDSYVMLNGRSITEESSYNENNPYINRDPRLAATVVYDGSTIQKLDGSATTIRTRPGTNTPDSYVNAASNSTSTGYYIKKYYDVKANSTFQSGLNIIMLRYADVLLMNAEAKFELGQMNATVWDRTIKAIRTRAGFTQASALDYPGSLSTAQMRNTLRNERRSELALEGLRYFDIVRWKAGTQYLNGVAHGAKFANNSTAFIVLDTRKFDEGRDYLWSVPRSEIDLNKNLLPNNTGYGN
- a CDS encoding SusC/RagA family TonB-linked outer membrane protein, with the protein product MKCSLIIILLTSFQSLAFTGAAQDLISMKVNNQSFAAVLKSIEAKHAYRFVYSDSVALSRYKVSLDVKDAPIEKVMNQLLDNTGFTYKKVNKNLVVITPGSVLNKIQYEVRGKVIDSTGSPVAGASVVEKGTSNGTTTRADGSFVLNVANKSAILVISRVGYNEREIAITSNDLGPVLLTTATQQMEDVIVIGYGTTTRRDVTGAVDQIKASQFEDRPVGNVTQALQGAAPSLVIQQRSMNPNGNDMNINVRGISTMNNNAPLIVIDGLITDNASLNQLNPTDIQSVSVLKDAGTSAIYGSRSANGVILVTTKRGTKNQKPTLSLNGQMGWQDPKILFAPVQGYQNATLKNLALTNIGSSPEFTPDQIQDLYQHRNEEEWNFYQILQPALQQTYNLRVSGGSQNTTYMFSGGFFDQGSNFIGNYGITRYNLRSNITTELGPLKITSILAYTRNNSSNTTAGNAIINSSRIPPYYYYRMQAENGKYLINNALTDQNPLGELRQGGFIDDRNDYVNANFNAELKLFSGLKLRGVVGADVYSNTQFSRRIEFPLYASADAPAPALTMNPRRETSDYNRKMSLMNYQLMLDYNKKFGQHNVTGLLGASNESLTSRESRTTYWYTDSLLGVPTSGTIIDENRDNTYLTTNPGHTLQSSLNSVFGRLGYSFNNTYTAEINFRYDGSSRFSRKHRWGFFPSASLGWTLTNEAFMQNYKNKVGDLKIRASYGVLGNQAIDNYQYLTRYTIFPNSYITGDSALAASGFVYGNEDLRWESTRNTNIGIDASFLNNRLTVSADYFYKKIVDILVPPVIPLAFGTQLKDFNAGEMVNQGWELNIGYRFNTGAVAHSFTGNIGDSWNKVTKLVGFELVNTSDNIDKLTRVGVPFNAYYGLKTDGFFQSMQEIETSALPVGLSSSDLKPGDVKYTDRNNDGVIDSKDRFILGYGFPRYTFGLTYNVSFKGLDFSMFWQGVGKRDMFVRGELVEPFHENYSYVIYQHQLDYWTPTNTGARWPRLTATGSPSRQNNYGRGSDLYQFDGAYARLKNIQLGYTIPNSLTQKIGIQKARLYINAQNLITLSKESWIDPESSEFNSDMDGAANSGRNYPVLRYYGFGLDIQF
- a CDS encoding FecR family protein, whose protein sequence is MDRNRLIELFTKRESGILTLPEARELNEYLKENPSDSQLADLLDKTLQGRFHQQDNFDSAQLKKRLQRIHERLSQEDITPANADDPKGRIRKIVRIIAAVLLLTIGCTVVYRQFTESNPVDHSKNILTTKKGSKSNLVLPDGTKVLLNSDTRLSYNQSFGKEAREVTLEGEAYFEVVKDARHPFIVHTNAMDIKVLGTVFNVRAYQNEKNTQTTLLEGSVEVTLNKRNERNLVVLKPHEKIVVNNNPDHTAPLTADEMPVADISVLTIKTKQEDSSILETDWTKNKLAFDQVSYSEVFPELERWYGVTITVKDSSILTRKISGIYENESIGDVMESLKLATGFRYTIDGNRLKIYK
- a CDS encoding RNA polymerase sigma-70 factor; translation: MNEDRKRYLLLLIAEHDDQKGFDELFNFYFPGLVSFASNILKDRQLAEEIVEDVFVKLWLNRKTMVSIKSPSHYIYTAVKYASLSALKKHQTISLEDYPDDMGLSYSNPELVYISNENIGHITDAINQLPSRCRLIFRLIKEEGLKYEEVAQLLQLSVKTVESQMTIAIKKLTITIQQMLPDMAEHLLRKKA
- a CDS encoding GH92 family glycosyl hydrolase; its protein translation is MFGKKRLNLVTASLLITAISFGQTGAKSFTGYVNTFMGTTTLWDSADLGYKPTRRAWGGETYPGATLPNSMVQVTPVTMWRSGSGYQYEDTVVYAFAHTSKGHWNLCYVPLIAVSGKVEPKTYYSPFKHSRESASPGYYQVYLDKYDINAEVTSTLRCAFHKYTYKNGEGKKLLADLARSNERVNEWKIEKLNDSIFTGNQKTGANFYFYAISNYKIRNVESVKDGDAEVSIVNYIDKAPNDPLEVKIGFSYVSVENARMNLEAEMIGKSFNQVREDATQTWETLLSKIQVSGGTEDQKETFYSTLYRSFLWPILLSDVNGAFKNAKGETVNKGFRYFTDPSFWDDYRNKLILLGMISPDVAADVIKSITDRGEIRGFMPTFFHGDHASTFVAGSYLRGIKNFDVKKSYQLLLNNAFVDGKGGRPHLKEYMERGWISEMDVQNPRLETVAKAAVTKTQEYAYDDYATALLARALGDTKNYQALMKRTDSYKHLFDSQTQLMRGRLANGEWITPFNPEQPYFEYMYREANGWQSTFFAPHQPEAFIALYPSKAVFEKKLDSLFTIPWKGYEAHNITTFIGQYCHGNQPGHSSPYLYYFVGKQEKAQKILNLIMSKYYRMGPERLAYSGMDDAGEMSAWYVMNALGLYTYSPADPEYLVTVPLFDKVRFNLQGKPFTIIKKGKGERIQKITYGGRAVKGYFVKHDQLQQGKELLIETN
- a CDS encoding ROK family protein, which translates into the protein MNFWGIDLGGTKIECAVLDAGSLSVIERQRIPTEADRGYDHILSQIKKLIAQVSQKIGEFPTKIGLATPGVLEPESQTMKNCNTTCMNGQRMQEDLEQLLKIRVRLANDANCFALAEALMGAGKDYPDAEVVWGIIMGTGVGGGLVVNQKIINGHHGIGGEWGHNILEDGGELCYCSKQGCVETVISGPALERAYEKLAGTPLKLNVIIERHLSSSDIHASEVVERLLENYGKALSSVINIIDPSLIVIGGGVGNIDLLYTEGYERIKKYIFNSGQLTTPICKPVLGDSAGVFGAALLWN